One stretch of Marinifilum sp. JC120 DNA includes these proteins:
- a CDS encoding transposase, giving the protein MIKKNISPYLAFGNSWDNTKVKLHQVVKAIIYRLKTGCQWREIPIKQFFRVKYSWNSIYAHYRKWCKDGSWDKLWQVLLEKHKSSLDMSSVQLDGTHTPAKRGGEAVGYQGRKKCKTSNMLILSDSK; this is encoded by the coding sequence ATAATTAAAAAAAACATAAGCCCATATTTAGCTTTTGGCAACTCATGGGATAATACTAAGGTTAAACTCCATCAGGTTGTCAAAGCAATTATATATCGCCTTAAAACAGGCTGTCAGTGGCGTGAGATACCAATAAAGCAATTTTTCAGAGTTAAGTACAGTTGGAATAGCATTTATGCCCATTACCGTAAATGGTGTAAAGATGGTAGTTGGGATAAGCTATGGCAAGTACTACTAGAAAAACATAAATCATCACTAGATATGTCATCTGTTCAACTAGACGGAACGCATACACCTGCCAAACGTGGCGGTGAAGCAGTTGGTTACCAGGGAAGAAAAAAGTGCAAGACAAGTAATATGCTTATTCTCTCCGACAGTAAGG